One Perca flavescens isolate YP-PL-M2 chromosome 9, PFLA_1.0, whole genome shotgun sequence genomic window carries:
- the cth gene encoding cystathionine gamma-lyase, with the protein MDQNHKQDEQSDLFAGFSSAYKSFATEAIHVGQEPEQWKSMAVVPPISLSTTFKQLGPGNHAGFEYSRSGNPTRNCLEKAVAALDGAKYCIAVASGLAATVTITHLLKAGDGIVCMDDVYGGTNRYFQRIAVELGLKVSFVDCTKPELLEAALKANTKLVWIETPTNPTMKVVDIKACSEVAHKYNKDIVVVVDNTFMSAFFQRPLALGADICMYSATKYMNGHSDVVMGLASMNRDDLYERLKFLQNALGCVPSPFDCFLCNRGLKTLHLRMERHFRNAMAAAKFLEADPRVEQVIFPGLPSHPQHDVMKRQCTGCPGMITFYIKGKLEHASTFLSNLKLFAIAESLGGYESLAEHPAIMTHASVPENERRVLGISDTLIRLSVGLEDEADIIEDLEQALAAAHPKKK; encoded by the exons ATGGATCAAAATCACAAACAAGACGAGCAGAGCGACTTGTTCGCCGGCTTTAGTTCGGCGTATAAATCGTTCGCCACAGAGGCAATTCACGTTGGCCAAGAGCCGGAGCAATGGAAATCAATGGCTGTAGTGCCGCCGATTTCCCTTTCTACAACGTTCAAGCAGCTCGGACCAGGAAACCACGCC GGGTTTGAATACAGCCGGAGTGGAAACCCTACAAGAAACTGTCTTGAGAAGGCAGTGGCTGCTTTGGATGGAGCAAAGTATT GCATTGCTGTTGCCTCGGGCCTGGCAGCCACAGTGACCATCACTCACTTGCTTAAGGCAGGTGATGGAATCGTCTGCATGGATGACGTGTACGGAG GCACAAACCGCTACTTCCAAAGAATTGCCGTTGAACTTGGTCTGAAGGTGTCTTTTGTTGACTGTACAAAACCAGAGCTGCTGGAGGCTGCTCTGAAGGCCAACACTAAA CTGGTGTGGATTGAGACACCCACCAACCCCACAATGAAGGTTGTTGACATCAAGGCCTGTTCTGAGGTGGCCCATAAATACAACAAAGACATAGTGGTGGTCGTGGACAATACCTTCATGTCTGCCTTCTTTCAG CGCCCCTTGGCTTTGGGAGCTGATATCTGCATGTATTCAGCTACCAAATACATGAACG GTCACAGTGATGTGGTAATGGGTCTGGCCTCAATGAACCGGGATGATCTGTATGAGCGACTGAAGTTTCTGCAAAATG CACTGGGTTGTGTACCATCTCCCTTCGACTGCTTCCTGTGTAACCGAGGACTGAAGACCCTACACCTGCGAATGGAGCGGCACTTTAGGAATGCCATGGCTGCCGCCAAGTTTCTGGAGGCAGATCCCAGGGTGGAGCAGGTCATCTTCCCAG GCCTGCCCTCTCACCCCCAGCATGACGTGATGAAGAGACAATGCACCGGATGTCCGGGGATGATTACCTTCTACATTAAGGGAAAACTGGAGCATGCCAGCACCTTCCTCAGTAACCTCAAA ttgtttGCGATAGCTGAGAGCCTTGGTGGTTATGAAAGTTTAGCAGAACATCC GGCAATTATGACCCATGCATCAGTGCCAGAAAACGAGAGGAGAGTCCTGGGGATCAGTGACACACTCATCCGACTCTCCGTGGGCCTGGAAGATGAGGCTGACATCATCGAAGACCTTGAGCAAGCTCTTGCTGCTGCT CATCCAAAGAAGAAGTGA